The following are encoded together in the Geobacter sulfurreducens PCA genome:
- a CDS encoding TolC family protein — MKALRRTALALAVTLLPLAAAWGADAGAGTKLTLDDCIKKALTAAPELGEAQADIDATSAKLDEAKAHRYPQIEFLGLIGPVPQARGNQVYSPDGINDTERWTWFQRGDATLVQPLYTFGKISENMKAASHGIEVDRAKKDQKGTDVALQVKEYYYGILLARELRELVLETRDILDDAKTKARKLIDKGSPNADELDIYKLDAFRGEVAKYLEEATKGEQLALAALKTRMGLSPAEAVDIDAERLQPAGATLGDLTAYVEEARTRRPEFRQLNEGIKAREALVEAAKANYWPDLFLGGYVSAAYADKRTRIDNPFVPDDFNHVWAGIALGVKWKLDFGITGAKVAGERAQYNRLLSTKAYADEFIPLQIRKAWLEAREAEASATAMKEAYTNAKRWVVASVANYDFGVGPAQEIFDGLQNYARMRAAYFQAIYNQNMALARLDHAVGQAPLN, encoded by the coding sequence ATGAAGGCACTCAGACGGACGGCTCTCGCACTGGCCGTAACGCTCCTGCCGCTGGCAGCGGCGTGGGGCGCCGACGCCGGCGCCGGGACGAAGCTCACCCTCGACGACTGCATCAAAAAGGCGCTCACCGCCGCCCCTGAACTGGGCGAGGCCCAGGCGGACATCGACGCCACCTCGGCCAAGCTGGACGAGGCCAAGGCCCACCGCTATCCCCAGATCGAATTCCTGGGCCTCATCGGACCAGTGCCCCAGGCACGGGGCAACCAGGTCTACTCGCCGGACGGCATCAACGACACCGAGCGCTGGACCTGGTTCCAGCGGGGCGACGCAACCCTGGTCCAGCCCCTCTACACCTTCGGCAAGATTTCCGAGAACATGAAGGCCGCCAGCCACGGCATCGAGGTTGACCGGGCCAAGAAGGACCAGAAGGGCACCGACGTGGCGCTCCAGGTCAAGGAATACTACTACGGCATCCTCCTGGCCCGGGAGCTGAGGGAACTGGTCCTGGAGACGCGCGACATTCTGGACGACGCCAAGACCAAGGCCCGCAAGCTGATCGACAAGGGATCCCCCAACGCCGACGAACTGGACATCTACAAGCTCGACGCCTTCCGGGGCGAAGTGGCCAAATACCTGGAGGAGGCCACCAAAGGCGAGCAGCTTGCCCTGGCCGCCCTCAAGACCCGCATGGGGCTCTCGCCCGCCGAAGCGGTCGACATCGACGCCGAACGGCTTCAGCCCGCCGGCGCCACCCTGGGCGACCTGACTGCCTACGTGGAAGAGGCCCGGACCCGGCGGCCGGAGTTCCGCCAGCTCAACGAGGGGATCAAGGCCCGCGAAGCCCTGGTGGAGGCGGCAAAGGCCAACTACTGGCCCGACCTCTTCCTGGGGGGCTACGTCTCTGCCGCCTACGCCGACAAGCGGACCCGAATCGACAATCCCTTTGTGCCCGACGATTTCAACCACGTCTGGGCCGGCATCGCCCTGGGGGTAAAGTGGAAGCTTGACTTCGGCATCACCGGCGCCAAGGTGGCGGGCGAACGGGCCCAGTACAACCGGCTCCTCTCCACCAAGGCCTACGCCGACGAGTTCATCCCGCTCCAGATCCGCAAGGCGTGGCTCGAAGCCAGGGAGGCCGAGGCGAGCGCCACCGCCATGAAAGAGGCGTACACCAACGCCAAGCGCTGGGTGGTGGCCTCCGTGGCCAACTATGACTTCGGCGTCGGACCGGCCCAGGAGATCTTCGACGGGCTCCAGAACTACGCCCGCATGCGCGCCGCCTACTTCCAGGCCATCTACAACCAGAACATGGCCCTGGCCCGGCTCGACCACGCCGTGGGCCAGGCGCCGCTTAACTGA
- the mlaD gene encoding outer membrane lipid asymmetry maintenance protein MlaD, whose product MKRVTLELIVGIFVLVGIICLAWLSVRLGQMELLGGDHYQVSADFDSVSGLKKGATVEIAGVEVGRVDRIELDSSNDRARVYLRIRDGVKLQDDVIASVRTSGIIGDKFIKLKPGGADKLLADGGRIRDTESTVDLEELLSKYIHGNVE is encoded by the coding sequence ATGAAAAGAGTCACTCTCGAATTGATAGTAGGCATATTTGTCCTGGTCGGCATCATCTGCCTTGCCTGGCTCTCCGTAAGGCTGGGACAGATGGAGTTGCTGGGGGGGGACCACTATCAGGTCTCCGCGGATTTCGACTCGGTATCGGGCCTCAAAAAAGGCGCCACCGTCGAAATAGCCGGGGTGGAGGTCGGTCGGGTCGACCGGATCGAGCTCGACTCCTCCAACGACCGGGCACGGGTCTACCTGAGGATCAGGGACGGCGTCAAGCTCCAGGACGACGTGATCGCCTCGGTTCGGACCAGCGGCATCATCGGCGACAAATTCATCAAGCTCAAGCCGGGGGGGGCGGACAAGCTGCTGGCCGACGGCGGCCGCATCCGCGACACGGAATCGACCGTGGACCTGGAAGAGCTCCTGAGCAAGTACATCCACGGGAACGTCGAATAA
- a CDS encoding ABC transporter ATP-binding protein: MIRLVDVHKSFGSQVVLDGLTMEIPEGKITAVIGPSGEGKSVLLKHMIGLMKPDRGEVFVEGENITTMRRYQMNRVWEKFGMLFQNAALFDSLTVFENVAFPLEEKTHLSRSEISDRVHDALEHVGLRNVDKKFPDELSGGMKKRVGLARALLLNPRIILFDEPTTGLDPIICRAIHELIRETHERFGYTAVIVSHEIPEIFDISENVAMLYRGKIIEQGTSEDIRRSEHPVVRQFISGSLEGPIQFI, encoded by the coding sequence ATGATCAGACTCGTTGACGTCCATAAATCATTCGGCAGCCAAGTGGTGCTCGACGGCCTCACCATGGAGATCCCTGAAGGGAAGATCACCGCGGTGATCGGCCCCAGCGGCGAGGGAAAGAGCGTGCTGCTCAAGCACATGATCGGCCTCATGAAACCGGACCGGGGCGAGGTGTTCGTGGAAGGCGAGAACATCACCACCATGCGCCGCTACCAGATGAACCGTGTCTGGGAGAAGTTCGGCATGCTGTTCCAGAACGCGGCCCTGTTCGACTCCCTGACCGTGTTCGAGAACGTGGCCTTCCCCCTGGAGGAGAAGACCCATCTGAGCCGCTCGGAGATCAGCGACCGGGTCCACGATGCGCTTGAGCACGTGGGGCTCAGGAATGTGGACAAGAAATTCCCCGACGAACTGTCCGGAGGCATGAAGAAGCGGGTGGGGCTGGCGCGGGCCCTGCTCCTGAACCCGCGGATCATCCTGTTCGACGAGCCGACCACCGGACTCGACCCCATCATCTGCCGGGCCATCCATGAGCTGATCCGGGAGACCCACGAGCGGTTCGGTTACACGGCGGTCATCGTTTCCCACGAAATCCCGGAGATCTTCGACATCTCCGAGAACGTGGCGATGTTGTACCGGGGAAAGATCATCGAGCAGGGCACGTCGGAGGATATCCGGCGCTCGGAGCATCCGGTGGTGCGGCAGTTCATCAGCGGCAGCCTCGAAGGCCCCATTCAGTTCATCTAA
- a CDS encoding MlaE family ABC transporter permease — MLVSSIEKIGALTLFVVREMGKMLIFLTYALVNIVIRPGKPIHIYKQIHFIGAKSLFVIVLTAAFTGMVLGLQGYYTLAKFGSEGMLGSAVALSLIRELGPVLSALMVVGRAGSAITAEIGIKKITEQIDALKTMALEPFKYLVSPKILAALIALPLLCAIFDVVGIYGGYVVGVKLLGVNPGAYFSEMERSVEWKDVWSGIVKSFSFGGIIAWVCCYKGYHASHGAEGVSRATTEAVVMSSVLVLIWDYFLTSVML, encoded by the coding sequence TTGCTGGTATCATCCATTGAAAAGATCGGCGCCCTCACCCTCTTCGTGGTGAGGGAGATGGGGAAGATGCTCATCTTCCTCACCTATGCCCTCGTCAACATCGTGATCAGGCCCGGCAAGCCGATCCACATCTACAAGCAGATCCACTTCATCGGCGCCAAATCGCTCTTCGTCATCGTCCTGACCGCCGCCTTCACGGGGATGGTGCTGGGTCTCCAGGGGTACTACACCCTGGCAAAATTCGGCTCCGAGGGAATGCTCGGCTCGGCCGTGGCCCTCTCCCTCATCCGGGAGCTGGGGCCGGTCCTCTCGGCCCTCATGGTGGTTGGCCGGGCCGGCAGCGCCATTACCGCCGAGATCGGCATTAAAAAGATCACCGAACAGATCGATGCCCTGAAGACCATGGCCCTGGAGCCATTCAAGTATCTGGTTTCCCCCAAGATCCTGGCAGCTCTGATTGCACTGCCGCTTCTCTGCGCCATCTTCGACGTGGTCGGCATCTACGGCGGTTACGTGGTGGGGGTGAAACTGCTGGGAGTCAACCCGGGCGCCTACTTCTCCGAGATGGAGCGGAGCGTGGAGTGGAAGGACGTCTGGTCCGGCATCGTGAAATCGTTTTCCTTCGGAGGCATCATCGCCTGGGTCTGCTGCTACAAGGGATATCACGCCAGCCACGGCGCCGAGGGGGTTTCGCGGGCCACCACCGAGGCGGTGGTCATGTCGTCGGTGCTGGTGCTCATCTGGGACTACTTCCTGACTTCAGTTATGTTATAG
- a CDS encoding NADP-dependent glyceraldehyde-3-phosphate dehydrogenase encodes MSIAERIPTFFPSPDEIPPQQLLSAPVELRDYLLNGELRHWQGAVQDVFSPVCVRTPGGPERVRIGSFPLMGEADAHAALDAATAAYDCGRGRWPTMGVADRIRHVQHFASLMKEQREAVVRLIMWEIGKTRSDAEKEFDRTVVYITDTIDALKELDRVSSRFVIEQGIIGQIRRGPLGVALCMGPYNYPLNETFTTLIPALIMGNTVVMKPPRHGVLLFAPLLAALREAFPPGVVNVLLGAGRALTPTLMRSGRIDVLAFIGTSKAANTLLKDHPRPNRLRLVLGLEAKNPAIVLPDADLNLAVEECLAGSLAFNGQRCTALKLLFVHESVAQQFIALFSRALSAIGTGMPWQAGVMITPLPEEGKTAYLEELLADASARGAAVVNEGGGTVTGTYFHPALVYPVAPGMRLYTEEQFGPVVPIVPFTDIEEPIRAIRESDYGQQVSIFGRNSALLAPLIDHLVNQVSRVNINSQCQRGPDVFPFTGRKDSAVGTLSVSDALRAFSLRTLVAARNHEINKEIITDIVRERRSTFLSTDFIL; translated from the coding sequence ATGTCCATCGCGGAACGCATCCCCACCTTCTTCCCTTCCCCGGATGAAATCCCTCCCCAGCAGCTCCTGTCCGCTCCGGTGGAACTGCGGGACTACCTGCTGAACGGCGAGCTCCGCCACTGGCAGGGGGCCGTTCAGGATGTATTCTCCCCGGTCTGCGTCCGGACACCCGGCGGCCCCGAGCGCGTACGGATCGGAAGCTTCCCTCTCATGGGCGAGGCCGACGCCCATGCCGCCCTCGATGCCGCCACCGCGGCCTACGACTGCGGCAGGGGACGGTGGCCCACCATGGGAGTGGCCGACCGGATCCGGCATGTACAGCACTTCGCGTCCCTCATGAAGGAACAGAGGGAAGCAGTGGTCCGGCTGATCATGTGGGAGATCGGCAAGACCCGTTCCGATGCGGAAAAGGAATTCGACCGGACCGTCGTCTACATCACCGACACCATCGACGCCCTCAAGGAGCTGGACCGGGTCTCCTCCCGCTTCGTGATCGAGCAAGGGATCATCGGCCAGATCCGCCGGGGCCCGCTTGGGGTGGCCCTCTGCATGGGGCCCTACAACTATCCCCTCAACGAGACCTTCACCACCCTGATCCCGGCCCTGATCATGGGGAACACGGTGGTCATGAAGCCCCCGCGCCACGGGGTGCTCCTGTTCGCGCCGCTCCTGGCCGCCCTGCGCGAGGCGTTCCCTCCGGGGGTGGTAAACGTACTGCTCGGCGCCGGACGTGCCCTGACCCCCACCCTGATGCGGTCCGGCCGGATCGACGTGCTGGCCTTCATCGGCACGAGCAAGGCGGCCAATACACTGCTGAAGGATCATCCCCGCCCCAACCGACTCCGGCTGGTCCTGGGGCTCGAAGCGAAAAACCCCGCCATCGTCCTGCCTGACGCCGATCTCAACCTGGCGGTGGAGGAATGCCTGGCCGGCAGCCTCGCCTTCAACGGCCAGCGCTGCACGGCCCTGAAGCTCCTCTTTGTCCACGAATCCGTGGCGCAGCAGTTCATTGCCCTCTTTTCCCGGGCCCTGTCGGCCATCGGCACCGGCATGCCCTGGCAAGCGGGGGTGATGATCACCCCCCTGCCCGAGGAGGGGAAGACCGCCTACCTGGAGGAACTGCTGGCCGATGCCTCGGCCCGCGGGGCAGCGGTGGTGAACGAGGGGGGCGGCACGGTCACCGGCACCTACTTCCACCCGGCCCTGGTCTATCCAGTGGCGCCGGGGATGCGCCTCTACACCGAGGAGCAGTTCGGACCGGTAGTGCCAATAGTCCCGTTCACCGACATCGAGGAGCCGATCCGCGCCATCCGCGAATCGGACTACGGCCAGCAGGTAAGCATCTTCGGCCGCAACAGCGCCCTGCTGGCACCGCTCATCGACCATCTGGTGAACCAGGTGTCACGGGTCAACATCAACAGTCAGTGCCAGCGGGGTCCCGATGTCTTCCCCTTCACCGGCCGCAAGGACTCGGCCGTTGGGACCCTGTCGGTGTCGGACGCCCTGCGCGCCTTCTCGCTCCGGACCCTGGTGGCGGCACGAAACCACGAAATCAACAAGGAAATCATCACCGACATCGTGCGAGAGCGGCGCTCCACCTTCCTCTCAACGGACTTCATCCTGTGA
- a CDS encoding dockerin type I repeat-containing protein has translation MEQYTRYSVGIVGATLVVFLAAAALMPGRATALEEDPSGMYRCMTLSRDSDGDLNGDGAVTIQDALAALRIAVGQATPTDEQATRGDVYPRINGAPCPDGKIDLRDVMAIVKKANGVQN, from the coding sequence ATGGAACAGTACACTCGGTATTCCGTCGGAATCGTCGGTGCGACCCTGGTGGTCTTCCTCGCAGCCGCGGCGCTCATGCCCGGCCGGGCGACTGCGCTGGAGGAGGACCCCAGCGGCATGTACCGCTGCATGACCCTCTCCCGGGATAGTGACGGCGACCTGAACGGCGACGGCGCGGTCACCATCCAGGATGCCCTTGCGGCGCTCCGGATAGCCGTCGGCCAAGCCACCCCCACCGACGAGCAGGCCACTCGGGGCGACGTCTACCCCCGCATCAACGGCGCCCCCTGTCCGGACGGGAAAATCGACCTCCGCGACGTCATGGCGATCGTGAAAAAGGCGAACGGAGTACAGAACTGA
- a CDS encoding SagB/ThcOx family dehydrogenase — MGQPIITRDAGRYFLTDRIRHEVDWWNTPQARGEEPPPVQKPVAPGAMVIPLPPPATWGIPPCSLADGIARRESRRRFRAVPLTPEELAFLLWATQGVRARLNEAAVLRTVPSAGCRHPFETYLAILSVTGIEPAVYRYLPLDHALVLEREVPDLAATVTAAAHGQRFAGEAAVTFVWTAIPARTEWRYAEASYKVIALDAGHVCQNLYLACEAIGAGTCAIAAYRQALADELLGVDGREEFTVYLAPVGKV; from the coding sequence ATGGGGCAGCCGATCATCACCAGGGATGCTGGCCGTTATTTTCTGACCGACCGGATCAGGCACGAGGTGGACTGGTGGAACACTCCCCAGGCCCGGGGGGAGGAGCCGCCGCCGGTCCAGAAGCCCGTTGCGCCGGGGGCGATGGTGATCCCGCTGCCGCCTCCCGCGACTTGGGGGATTCCGCCCTGCAGCCTGGCGGATGGCATTGCCCGGCGCGAGAGTAGGCGCCGGTTCCGGGCGGTGCCCCTGACACCGGAAGAGCTGGCGTTTTTGCTCTGGGCCACCCAGGGTGTGCGCGCGCGGCTCAACGAGGCGGCGGTGCTCCGCACTGTCCCGTCTGCGGGGTGCCGCCATCCGTTCGAAACGTACCTGGCGATCCTCTCCGTCACGGGGATCGAGCCGGCCGTCTATCGCTATCTCCCCCTCGATCATGCCCTGGTTCTGGAGCGGGAGGTCCCCGATCTCGCCGCCACCGTAACCGCGGCCGCCCACGGTCAGCGCTTCGCCGGGGAGGCGGCCGTTACCTTTGTCTGGACGGCGATTCCCGCCCGCACCGAATGGCGCTATGCCGAGGCCTCCTACAAGGTGATCGCCCTGGATGCCGGCCACGTCTGCCAGAACCTCTACCTGGCCTGCGAGGCCATCGGCGCCGGCACCTGCGCCATTGCGGCCTACCGCCAGGCTCTGGCGGACGAACTGCTGGGGGTGGACGGCCGGGAGGAGTTCACCGTCTATCTTGCGCCGGTGGGGAAGGTGTGA
- the sppA gene encoding signal peptide peptidase SppA: MRMIIAFLLGCLGMFLTTGCAFVSVPLMSAPQPLAEQVLEGEGTKKILIVDISGAIGDQAKGGGLLSRGTPSTVSLVREVLLKAERDPKVAGLILRINSPGGTVTASDIIRHDLLAFKERRNLPVSACIMGIGASGGYYVATAADGITAHPTALTGSIGVLLMTFNVEGLLGKVGVEEKTIKSGGKKDLLSPFRRATPEEERLVQGVIDQFHGRFVDVVQARPGNRLSRHDLLTLADGRIFSAADALAAGLIDRIGYLDDVIASLRDRIGDPDARVVTYFRPGSYQGSIYAESAAEPSMADLLGGFDMTGGGQFMYLWRPW; the protein is encoded by the coding sequence ATGAGGATGATCATCGCGTTTCTGCTCGGCTGCCTCGGCATGTTCCTGACAACGGGGTGCGCCTTTGTCAGCGTGCCGCTCATGAGTGCGCCTCAGCCCCTGGCCGAACAGGTGCTGGAAGGGGAGGGGACGAAAAAGATCCTGATCGTGGACATAAGCGGCGCCATCGGCGATCAGGCCAAGGGGGGCGGCCTGCTGAGCCGGGGAACCCCCTCCACGGTCTCCCTGGTGCGGGAGGTCCTCCTGAAGGCCGAGCGCGATCCCAAGGTGGCCGGGCTGATCCTGCGGATCAATTCGCCCGGGGGGACGGTGACGGCCAGCGACATCATCCGCCACGACCTGCTCGCCTTCAAGGAGCGCCGGAATCTGCCGGTGTCCGCCTGCATCATGGGGATCGGCGCCTCGGGTGGCTACTACGTGGCCACCGCCGCCGACGGGATAACCGCCCATCCCACGGCCCTGACCGGGAGCATCGGGGTGCTGCTCATGACCTTCAACGTGGAGGGATTGCTGGGGAAGGTGGGTGTGGAGGAGAAGACCATCAAGTCGGGCGGGAAAAAGGACCTCCTGTCGCCGTTCCGCCGCGCCACCCCGGAGGAGGAGCGGCTGGTTCAGGGGGTCATCGACCAGTTCCACGGGCGCTTCGTGGACGTGGTCCAGGCCCGGCCGGGGAACCGGCTTTCGCGCCACGACCTGCTCACGCTGGCCGACGGCCGCATCTTCTCCGCCGCCGACGCCCTTGCCGCGGGCCTCATCGACCGGATCGGCTACCTGGACGACGTCATCGCCTCCCTGCGTGACCGCATAGGAGATCCCGACGCCCGGGTTGTCACCTACTTCCGACCCGGCAGCTACCAGGGGAGCATCTATGCGGAGTCGGCAGCCGAGCCGTCCATGGCGGACCTGCTGGGCGGGTTCGACATGACTGGCGGCGGCCAGTTCATGTATCTCTGGCGCCCCTGGTGA
- a CDS encoding sensor histidine kinase, giving the protein MKLRTKLIILVSILVIILMVVTSRITLGYLERHLHDSIAAQQTATVVHVATDIDSTLRSMLELLTASARVVPPAALADPSGAKAFLESRTGLRTLFNNHLFVVDAAGNLLAEVTNQEVRRVENFSGHAFFNKARATRKPLISELTTCCTGTANLREIVFISPILGKNGSFKGALLGGIDLSEENALSRFGRITVGNKGFIRIIDRNHMVLIHAEREHTLIKAVPEVARLADAAREGYVGTRETKGRYGDILLTSVAKLGSKDWVVAASYPLTVAYEPVKVVRRLFIISTVVAILGVLVVVSLSMQYLTRPILALERHINELSGKKGKERLVPVSNEDELSRLTETFNTMLAEIDRQTESLRESEDRFRGAFEQAAVGMAIIDREGLLLRTNRRFCDITGRHDEDLAGLDCLTLVHPEDRNATREIMPTMAATEGEPLTRELRFTHGTGRTVWANTAFSPVRGRSGTDDSFIMVVEDVTERKRAEEEILRLNSDLEQRVADRTAALESANRELEAFSYTVSHDLKAPARHISGIVDIVLEDWGGCMEPAHRELMERVAAAAGRMQSMIDGLLELSRVGSDELRRQEVRPAHLAREICIELAAAEPARQVDWSVKDVPPANADPELLMTVLENLLGNAWKYTSRNERAEVEFGCEYCSGKNMYYVKDNGAGFDIREAQRLFAPFQRFHPASEFEGNGIGLATVARIIHRHGGTIRAESAPGRGATFYFSLD; this is encoded by the coding sequence ATGAAACTCAGGACAAAACTCATTATTCTGGTGTCGATTCTCGTAATCATCCTGATGGTGGTGACCTCGAGGATCACGCTGGGCTACCTGGAGCGGCACCTCCACGACTCCATCGCCGCCCAGCAGACCGCCACCGTCGTCCACGTGGCCACGGACATCGACAGCACCCTCCGCTCCATGCTGGAGTTGCTGACGGCAAGCGCCCGGGTCGTCCCGCCCGCAGCACTGGCCGACCCCTCGGGCGCCAAGGCGTTTCTGGAAAGCCGGACCGGCCTGCGCACGCTGTTCAACAATCACCTCTTCGTCGTTGATGCCGCCGGCAACCTCCTGGCAGAAGTGACCAACCAGGAAGTCCGACGGGTGGAAAACTTCTCCGGTCACGCCTTCTTCAACAAAGCCAGGGCAACCCGCAAGCCGCTCATCTCCGAGCTGACCACCTGCTGCACCGGCACCGCCAACTTGAGGGAAATCGTCTTTATCAGCCCCATCCTCGGGAAAAACGGATCATTCAAGGGAGCCTTGCTGGGGGGAATTGACCTGAGCGAGGAAAACGCCCTGAGCCGGTTCGGCCGGATCACCGTGGGCAACAAGGGGTTCATCCGCATCATTGACCGCAACCATATGGTACTGATCCATGCGGAACGGGAGCACACCCTGATCAAGGCGGTTCCTGAAGTTGCGCGCCTGGCCGACGCCGCCCGGGAGGGCTACGTGGGCACCCGCGAAACAAAGGGGCGATACGGCGACATCCTTCTGACATCGGTAGCGAAGCTCGGCAGCAAGGATTGGGTCGTGGCGGCGAGCTATCCGCTCACAGTGGCCTACGAGCCCGTGAAGGTGGTACGCCGGCTGTTCATCATCAGTACCGTGGTCGCCATCCTCGGTGTTCTGGTAGTGGTCTCGCTCTCCATGCAGTACCTGACCCGCCCCATTCTGGCGCTGGAGCGGCACATCAACGAACTGAGCGGCAAAAAAGGCAAGGAACGGCTGGTGCCGGTATCGAACGAGGACGAGTTGAGCCGGCTCACCGAAACCTTCAACACTATGCTTGCGGAGATCGACCGGCAAACCGAGAGCCTCAGGGAGAGCGAGGACCGTTTCCGGGGGGCTTTCGAGCAGGCGGCGGTGGGCATGGCCATCATCGACCGCGAAGGGCTGCTGCTCAGGACAAACCGGCGCTTCTGCGACATTACCGGTCGCCATGACGAGGATCTGGCGGGGCTCGACTGCCTTACCCTGGTGCACCCGGAGGACCGCAACGCCACCCGGGAGATCATGCCGACCATGGCCGCCACTGAAGGGGAGCCGTTGACGCGTGAGCTCCGGTTCACCCATGGCACGGGCCGGACCGTCTGGGCAAATACCGCGTTTTCGCCGGTCCGGGGGAGGAGTGGCACCGACGATTCCTTCATAATGGTGGTGGAGGATGTCACCGAGCGCAAGCGTGCCGAAGAGGAAATCCTGCGGTTGAACTCCGACCTGGAACAGCGGGTGGCGGATCGTACCGCCGCACTGGAGAGCGCCAACCGGGAGTTGGAGGCATTCAGCTACACTGTCTCCCACGACCTGAAGGCCCCGGCCCGCCATATCTCCGGGATCGTCGACATAGTGCTGGAAGATTGGGGTGGCTGCATGGAGCCTGCGCACCGCGAGTTGATGGAACGTGTGGCCGCGGCAGCCGGCAGGATGCAGTCCATGATCGACGGATTGCTGGAACTGAGCCGCGTTGGCAGCGATGAACTGCGGCGCCAGGAGGTTCGCCCGGCCCACCTGGCCCGGGAGATCTGCATCGAGCTGGCCGCGGCAGAGCCGGCGCGGCAGGTGGACTGGAGCGTAAAGGATGTGCCGCCGGCCAATGCCGATCCCGAACTCCTCATGACCGTGCTGGAAAATCTCCTGGGCAACGCCTGGAAGTATACCTCGCGAAACGAACGGGCTGAGGTGGAATTCGGCTGCGAATACTGTTCGGGAAAAAACATGTACTACGTAAAGGACAACGGCGCCGGGTTCGACATACGCGAGGCCCAGCGGCTGTTCGCCCCCTTCCAGCGCTTCCATCCGGCATCCGAGTTCGAAGGAAACGGCATCGGGCTCGCCACGGTCGCCAGGATCATCCATCGCCACGGCGGCACCATCCGCGCCGAGTCGGCCCCCGGCCGGGGAGCCACCTTCTATTTCTCCCTCGACTGA
- a CDS encoding peptidylprolyl isomerase, with protein MPTATARHILVSSEAECLQLKAEIEAGAEFADVARQHSLCPSRAQGGDLGTFTQGQMVKEFDDIVFSGEINKVLGPVRTQFGYHLIEITKRW; from the coding sequence ATGCCCACAGCAACTGCCCGTCACATCCTCGTTTCTTCGGAAGCCGAGTGCCTGCAGCTCAAGGCCGAGATCGAGGCCGGCGCCGAATTCGCCGATGTCGCCCGCCAGCATTCCCTCTGCCCCTCACGCGCCCAGGGAGGCGATCTCGGGACCTTTACCCAGGGACAGATGGTAAAGGAATTCGACGATATCGTCTTCTCCGGCGAGATCAACAAGGTGCTCGGTCCGGTCCGGACCCAGTTCGGGTACCATCTCATCGAAATCACCAAGCGCTGGTAA